The following proteins come from a genomic window of Aquimarina sp. MAR_2010_214:
- a CDS encoding ABC transporter ATP-binding protein, protein MNYFKQILRFAKPYKVYAILNIISNIFYALFGTLSMVSLFPMLKVLFDKTERIRIKPEWNGILKAKEYGEDYLNYFVTQKADQGNEDVLIFMVVLVISMFFLKNIFNYLAMYFITFLRNGVLKDVRNELYKKTVELPLSYFSEKRKGDTIARISTDVLEIQHSFLSILELIVREPLMILFTILTMLLISLKLTIFVFIFIPISGFLISLIGKKLKKHSDKVQQEQGFFLSIVEETLGGLKVIKGFNAEKIFGKKFQKSTSRFYNFSNTLLNRQNLASPTSEFLGITVISILLWYGGQMVLVEKSLDPGLFIVYMGLAYNILTPAKAISKASYGVKRGNAAAERVLEILNTTSPLQDHPDAKEKKEFTTDITLENISFKYEDEYVLNDFSLKVPKGSSVALVGQSGSGKSTIANLVTRFYDVNKGSIKIDGVDIKDLTKHSLRDLMGLVTQDSILFNESIKNNLLVGDPTASEEEIIKALKVANAWEFVKDLPAGIETNIGDSGNKISGGQKQRLSIARAVLKNPPIMILDEATSALDTESERLVQSALENMMKNRTSIVIAHRLSTIQNSDLIVVMQKGKIVEQGTHDELISKDGVYQKLVNMQSLDQ, encoded by the coding sequence CTATGCTAAAAGTTCTTTTTGACAAAACTGAAAGGATTAGGATTAAACCAGAATGGAATGGAATATTAAAAGCTAAAGAATATGGTGAAGATTATCTTAATTATTTTGTAACACAAAAAGCCGATCAGGGTAATGAAGATGTCTTGATTTTTATGGTCGTTCTTGTGATAAGTATGTTCTTTCTTAAGAATATTTTCAATTATCTGGCAATGTACTTTATTACATTCTTGAGAAACGGTGTTTTAAAGGATGTCCGTAATGAATTATACAAAAAAACAGTAGAATTACCGCTATCGTATTTTTCAGAAAAAAGAAAAGGAGATACTATCGCAAGGATATCTACAGATGTTTTAGAAATACAACATTCCTTTTTATCCATATTAGAACTTATCGTAAGAGAACCTTTGATGATTCTATTTACGATACTTACCATGCTATTGATAAGTTTAAAATTGACAATTTTTGTATTTATTTTTATTCCGATATCTGGGTTTTTAATTTCTTTAATTGGAAAGAAGTTGAAAAAACACTCTGATAAAGTACAACAAGAACAAGGGTTTTTTCTTTCTATTGTCGAGGAAACTCTTGGTGGATTAAAAGTTATCAAAGGATTTAATGCTGAAAAAATATTTGGCAAAAAGTTCCAAAAGTCTACTTCTCGTTTCTATAATTTTTCAAATACACTACTTAACAGACAAAATCTGGCATCCCCAACAAGTGAATTTCTGGGTATAACTGTTATTTCTATTTTATTATGGTATGGAGGGCAAATGGTATTGGTCGAGAAATCGTTGGATCCAGGGCTTTTTATTGTGTATATGGGCCTTGCCTATAATATTCTTACTCCGGCGAAAGCCATTTCTAAAGCAAGTTATGGAGTAAAAAGAGGTAATGCAGCGGCAGAACGTGTACTAGAAATATTAAATACAACCTCCCCTCTACAAGATCATCCAGATGCAAAAGAGAAAAAAGAGTTTACCACTGATATTACTCTAGAGAATATCTCTTTTAAATATGAAGATGAGTATGTTCTAAATGATTTTTCTTTAAAAGTACCAAAGGGTAGTTCTGTTGCCCTAGTTGGTCAGTCTGGTAGTGGTAAATCCACCATCGCCAATCTGGTTACTCGTTTTTATGATGTAAATAAAGGAAGTATAAAGATCGACGGTGTAGATATAAAAGATCTAACCAAACACTCATTAAGAGATTTAATGGGGCTGGTTACTCAGGATTCTATTTTATTTAATGAGTCAATAAAAAATAACTTACTGGTTGGAGATCCGACCGCATCTGAAGAAGAAATTATAAAAGCTTTAAAAGTTGCCAATGCATGGGAGTTTGTAAAGGATCTACCAGCAGGAATTGAAACAAATATTGGAGATAGCGGTAATAAAATTAGTGGCGGACAGAAGCAACGCTTATCTATAGCACGTGCTGTACTAAAAAATCCTCCAATCATGATTTTGGATGAAGCAACTTCTGCCTTAGATACTGAGAGTGAACGATTAGTACAATCTGCATTAGAGAACATGATGAAGAATAGGACGAGTATTGTAATCGCTCATAGGTTATCTACAATACAAAATTCAGATTTAATCGTTGTAATGCAAAAAGGAAAAATTGTTGAACAAGGTACACATGATGAGCTTATTTCTAAAGATGGCGTTTATCAAAAATTGGTGAATATGCAATCATTAGATCAATAA
- a CDS encoding sensor of ECF-type sigma factor has product MKKIVLLICFAWFSIGAFAQHGPREKIKAFKIAYITEKLDLTSKEAQQFWPVYNVHEETVQKLRRRERKLIKSIKEANNTPTGLSDKQAKDAINNFLEVEEQKSQSRKNLILDLKKVMPNTKILKLIKAEADFHKRMLARIKERRKRH; this is encoded by the coding sequence ATGAAAAAGATAGTTTTACTTATTTGCTTTGCCTGGTTTTCTATAGGTGCTTTTGCTCAACACGGGCCAAGAGAAAAAATTAAAGCATTTAAAATCGCATATATTACTGAGAAACTAGATTTAACCAGTAAAGAAGCTCAGCAATTCTGGCCTGTTTATAATGTCCATGAAGAGACTGTTCAAAAACTTAGACGTCGAGAACGTAAGTTGATTAAAAGTATAAAAGAAGCCAACAACACCCCTACTGGTTTAAGTGATAAGCAAGCCAAAGATGCTATAAACAACTTTCTTGAAGTAGAGGAACAGAAATCACAATCCCGAAAAAATTTAATCCTAGATTTAAAGAAAGTCATGCCTAATACGAAAATTCTAAAACTCATAAAAGCAGAAGCCGATTTTCACAAACGTATGCTGGCAAGAATTAAAGAACGAAGAAAAAGACATTAA
- a CDS encoding RNA polymerase sigma factor produces the protein MNTREEQDLLIALQSDKDINTAFGKLVAVYQQRLYWHVRNMVKNHDDTDDILQNVFIKVYKNIKKFKGDSKLYSWLYRIATNESITFLNQKAKKYNISNEELSLQLIQNLEADVYYEGDQIQLMLQKAIATLPQKQQQVFNMKYFQELKYREMSEILETSEGALKASYHLASKKIEDFLKKD, from the coding sequence TTGAACACTCGGGAAGAACAAGACCTACTTATTGCCTTACAATCAGACAAGGATATAAATACCGCTTTTGGTAAGCTTGTTGCTGTATATCAACAGCGCCTTTATTGGCATGTCAGAAATATGGTAAAAAATCATGACGATACAGATGATATACTACAAAATGTGTTTATTAAAGTATATAAGAATATAAAAAAGTTTAAAGGAGATAGTAAATTATACTCCTGGTTATATCGTATAGCCACAAATGAGTCTATTACTTTTCTAAATCAAAAAGCAAAAAAATATAATATTAGTAATGAAGAGTTAAGTTTACAATTAATTCAGAATCTCGAGGCAGATGTCTATTATGAAGGAGATCAAATACAACTCATGTTGCAAAAGGCTATAGCCACTTTACCACAAAAACAACAACAGGTCTTTAATATGAAATATTTTCAGGAACTTAAATATCGTGAGATGTCAGAAATTCTAGAGACCAGCGAAGGAGCATTAAAAGCTTCTTATCATTTAGCTTCAAAAAAAATTGAAGATTTTTTAAAAAAAGATTAA
- a CDS encoding GEVED domain-containing protein, whose translation MKLKKLLLLPLLFAVSFMTRAQENDTKAFYHGKISSVEYVSSIESRPNDLVPPDNSVREAKDKKSLGNQIISSKDPQKKNDYFVRNKHEKEQSMQRAPASLVFDTYTSNSQPTDPSMAIGPNHVMVVYNTGFMIYDKSGNQLLGQTAPNPAIFPSGGCCDLTASYDNAADRWVLSFLGSGAQVAVSDGPNPLTAGWYIYNIPGIKDYQKLSVWSDGYYITENTGGTNKLWVLERTAMLAGNSAAQIIGFKLPGIVTSGFHSPQALNVTNGNLPAAGGATIVYLQDNAWSGVSVDHIKVWTANINWTTPANSTVSNPQEINTTPFISVFDNGSFTNLTQPGGGSAIDALQATIMNQAQFRKFATHNSALFNFVVDTDAGSGKLAGVRWYEFRQSGDNQPWSLYQEGTYTAPDGRHAWNASLAMDGNGNIGMGYTSMSGPTTSTTVRVSSYFTGRLSSDPLGTMTSTEGLIANGTENFSGKRYGDYSKIDVDPSDDSSFWFITEYMKSGRKGVVGKFQIQAGTPDTEAPTNPTNLAASNITSSGSVLNWTASTDNVGVARYNISIGGTVVGTSTTTTFNVTGLSPSTTYNASVNAEDAAGNVSGNATTSFTTTGTVVTYCSSASTNVNDEFISNVQLNTINKSSDAQFYSDFTSISTDLNEGQAYTITVVPTWTGTKYPEAYAVWIDYNNNGDFNDTGELVWSKAASTNTSNSGSFTVPSGTSKTSVRMRVSMKYNGIPTSCESFTYGEVEDYTINLGTGVTANNNVETLRSFTQNSKRNIKMHPNPTNSKLTIDILGGDFDEIIIFASTGAIIKKIKPSVGSHDIDVSQFTTGVYFVRFVSKRLAVTKRFIKQ comes from the coding sequence ATGAAACTAAAAAAATTATTATTATTACCGCTATTGTTCGCCGTTTCTTTTATGACTCGCGCACAAGAAAATGACACCAAAGCTTTCTATCATGGAAAAATATCTTCTGTAGAGTATGTATCATCTATAGAATCAAGACCCAATGATCTTGTCCCCCCAGACAATTCGGTTAGGGAGGCAAAAGATAAAAAATCATTAGGAAATCAAATTATATCTAGCAAAGACCCGCAAAAGAAAAATGATTATTTTGTAAGAAATAAACATGAAAAAGAACAAAGTATGCAGAGAGCTCCTGCCAGCCTTGTTTTTGATACCTATACATCAAATTCCCAACCCACAGATCCTTCTATGGCTATAGGCCCTAATCATGTGATGGTGGTTTATAATACTGGGTTTATGATTTATGATAAATCTGGTAACCAATTGTTAGGTCAAACCGCTCCTAATCCTGCTATTTTCCCTTCGGGTGGCTGTTGTGATCTTACGGCATCCTATGATAATGCAGCAGATAGATGGGTACTTTCATTTCTGGGATCCGGAGCACAAGTGGCGGTTTCAGATGGCCCTAATCCATTAACAGCAGGATGGTATATATACAATATCCCAGGTATAAAGGATTATCAAAAATTATCTGTCTGGAGTGATGGATACTATATTACCGAAAATACGGGAGGTACTAATAAACTTTGGGTATTAGAAAGAACTGCTATGTTGGCAGGAAATTCTGCGGCTCAAATTATTGGATTTAAACTTCCGGGGATTGTTACCAGTGGTTTTCATAGTCCGCAAGCTTTAAATGTTACTAATGGCAATTTACCTGCTGCTGGAGGTGCTACCATAGTCTATTTACAGGACAATGCATGGAGCGGAGTATCTGTGGATCATATTAAAGTTTGGACTGCTAATATAAATTGGACTACTCCAGCAAACTCGACAGTTTCAAACCCTCAGGAAATCAATACAACACCCTTTATTAGTGTTTTTGATAATGGAAGTTTTACTAATTTAACTCAACCAGGAGGCGGTTCTGCAATTGATGCGCTGCAAGCAACTATCATGAATCAAGCTCAATTTAGAAAATTTGCAACTCATAATTCGGCGCTTTTCAATTTTGTAGTCGATACAGACGCTGGCTCAGGTAAACTGGCAGGAGTACGTTGGTACGAGTTTCGACAGAGCGGGGATAATCAACCTTGGTCTTTATATCAAGAGGGTACTTATACCGCACCAGATGGAAGACATGCCTGGAACGCAAGTCTTGCAATGGATGGAAACGGCAATATAGGAATGGGATATACATCTATGTCAGGACCTACAACTTCAACAACAGTTAGGGTAAGTTCTTATTTTACAGGTAGATTGAGTTCTGACCCATTAGGAACAATGACAAGTACAGAAGGACTCATCGCAAATGGAACTGAAAATTTTAGTGGTAAACGATATGGGGATTATAGCAAGATTGATGTAGATCCATCTGATGATTCTTCATTTTGGTTTATTACCGAGTATATGAAAAGTGGTAGAAAAGGTGTTGTTGGAAAATTTCAAATTCAAGCTGGTACTCCTGATACTGAAGCACCGACGAACCCAACTAATTTGGCTGCTAGTAACATCACATCTAGTGGATCAGTACTTAATTGGACCGCATCTACAGATAATGTAGGTGTAGCTCGTTATAATATCTCTATAGGAGGTACTGTTGTTGGCACTTCTACAACTACTACTTTTAACGTTACAGGGCTTTCTCCTTCAACCACCTATAACGCTTCAGTAAATGCTGAAGACGCTGCTGGGAATGTTTCAGGAAATGCAACTACTTCGTTCACTACAACTGGAACCGTTGTTACTTATTGTAGCTCTGCGAGTACAAATGTAAACGACGAATTTATTAGCAATGTTCAGTTAAATACAATCAACAAGAGTTCTGATGCACAATTTTATTCAGATTTTACTTCAATTTCTACAGATTTAAACGAAGGTCAAGCATATACTATTACGGTTGTTCCTACTTGGACAGGAACCAAATACCCAGAAGCATATGCCGTTTGGATTGACTACAATAATAATGGAGATTTTAATGATACAGGCGAATTAGTTTGGTCCAAAGCCGCTTCGACTAATACTTCTAATAGTGGATCTTTTACAGTTCCTAGTGGAACTTCTAAAACTTCGGTTAGAATGAGAGTTTCAATGAAGTATAATGGAATTCCAACCTCTTGTGAATCTTTCACTTATGGTGAAGTGGAAGACTACACAATTAATCTTGGAACTGGAGTCACTGCTAATAACAATGTAGAAACATTGAGGTCATTCACTCAAAACTCAAAAAGAAATATTAAAATGCATCCTAACCCAACAAATTCAAAGTTGACTATTGATATTTTGGGAGGTGATTTTGATGAGATCATAATTTTTGCATCCACAGGAGCAATCATTAAAAAGATAAAGCCAAGTGTGGGTTCTCATGATATTGATGTCTCACAATTTACCACAGGTGTCTATTTTGTAAGATTTGTTTCTAAAAGGTTGGCTGTTACCAAAAGATTCATAAAACAATAA
- a CDS encoding oxidoreductase, giving the protein MKLICTLLFVLTFVFCTTEEKVVTHNFSKVEIETILKDSISIRALDIYNDTLIGFGFNKGYGFINLATEKKTIIEFSESDTKEKKENWIAEQRAVSFTDKSFFSLGVSSPARLRKIDRETKEEKIVYTEMHKKVFYDAIAFWNAKEGIAMGDPTDTCLSIIITRDGGETWKKVSCDDLPETFVGEAAFAASNGNISIVGDKTWIATGGMKSRVFFSPDKGKTWGVYDTPIIQGKETTGAYSVDFYDENNGIIFGGDYTAPKSNEANKAITKDGGKTWELVSDGSGAGYKSCIRYIPNGGGKEMVAVGFTGISISNDLGRSWKELSKEGFYTIRFINDSVAIAAGKGRIAKLIFK; this is encoded by the coding sequence ATGAAACTAATCTGCACCCTATTATTTGTTTTGACTTTTGTTTTTTGTACCACAGAAGAGAAAGTAGTTACTCATAATTTTTCTAAAGTTGAAATAGAAACTATTTTAAAAGATTCTATAAGTATACGAGCCTTAGATATATATAATGATACTTTGATTGGTTTTGGTTTTAATAAAGGGTATGGATTTATAAATCTTGCTACAGAAAAGAAGACTATTATCGAGTTTTCTGAGTCTGATACTAAAGAAAAAAAAGAAAACTGGATTGCAGAACAACGTGCTGTTAGTTTTACTGATAAGTCGTTTTTTAGTTTAGGAGTAAGTTCTCCTGCAAGATTAAGAAAGATTGATAGAGAGACTAAAGAGGAAAAAATAGTATATACCGAAATGCATAAAAAAGTATTTTATGATGCAATAGCATTTTGGAATGCTAAAGAAGGAATTGCAATGGGAGATCCTACAGATACTTGTTTGTCTATAATTATTACAAGAGATGGGGGAGAAACCTGGAAAAAGGTTTCTTGTGACGATCTACCTGAAACTTTTGTTGGAGAAGCTGCATTTGCTGCTAGTAATGGAAACATTTCAATTGTAGGCGATAAAACATGGATAGCTACAGGAGGAATGAAGTCCAGAGTGTTTTTCTCTCCTGATAAAGGAAAAACATGGGGAGTTTATGATACTCCTATCATTCAAGGAAAAGAAACCACAGGAGCGTATTCTGTTGATTTTTATGACGAGAATAATGGAATCATTTTTGGAGGAGATTATACAGCTCCAAAAAGTAACGAGGCAAATAAAGCGATTACAAAAGATGGAGGAAAAACGTGGGAATTGGTATCAGATGGTAGTGGAGCAGGGTATAAGAGTTGTATACGATATATCCCTAATGGTGGTGGTAAAGAAATGGTAGCTGTTGGATTTACAGGAATATCAATTTCTAACGATCTTGGAAGAAGTTGGAAAGAACTAAGTAAAGAAGGTTTTTATACAATAAGATTTATAAATGATAGTGTTGCAATAGCGGCAGGTAAAGGAAGAATTGCTAAACTGATTTTTAAATAA